Within Vicia villosa cultivar HV-30 ecotype Madison, WI linkage group LG1, Vvil1.0, whole genome shotgun sequence, the genomic segment TGTGCTGTCATTCTTTGGATCTGTTCAAGTCCAGGTGAAGTGATTTACTTTTTATTCTCAATATAATATATAGTGTATATTATTATAGTTTTGTATGAGTAAATGATATAATGTTATATGTTTTTCAAATAGATGAAAAAACAAAGTTGTTAGTCTAGTTCGGCTCACTTTATAAGCTTGTAGCCAAAGTCATGATGTTTAGATCGGGTAAGGTTATGGAGAACTTGATTTTTCGGAATCAATATGTGTTTTTGAAAGGGAGACTCTTGATAGATGGGGTGGTTGTTGTTAATGAGTTAGTGAATCTTGTCAAGAGAACTAAGAAAGATTGTCTCACCTTTAAGGTAGATTTTGAGAAGACTTATAACTCGGGTAGATGGAGTTTTTTGAACTATATGCTCCATAGATTTGGCTTTTATTAGAAGTGGCATGCCTTGATCTGTGTCTGTGTGTTCTCAAGTAATATGACGGTTTTAGTTGATGGGAGCCCGACCCATGAAATCACTATTAAGAGAGGATTGAAACAAGGTGACCGGCTCGCttccttcctttttcttcttGTGGTTGAAGGGTTAATTGGGATATCTTTCAAAGCCTTAGAGTTGGGTATTTTCTCAGGCTTTAGAGTTGGGTCGTCTAATTTTGTCGTTTCTCACCTTCAGTAAGCAAATGATACTCTTATTTTGGCTGAAGCATCGATGGAGAATCTTTGGGTGATCAAAGTTATCCTTCGGGGTTTTGAGTTAGCTTCAAGTCTTTGAGTTAACTTATTTAAGAGTTGTCTCATATGTGTTAATGTGGACCCGATTGTTTTGAATTTAGTGGATGATTTTCTCCACAGTAGATAGGGTGCTATCTCATATAAGTATCTTGTTCTTCATGTGGGAGCTAACCCCCGTTATGAGTCTTCTTGGGATCCTCAATTCTATTGGATTTCTAGGAGGTTGGTGTCTTTGGTGTCATAGGTATGCGAATTTGAGCAGAGTCTGGTTATGCTGAACTCGGTCCTTAATTATACCCTAGTGTTTTACATCTCTTTTCTGAATATGCCATTTCAAGTCTGGAAGAAATAGTGAGGACCAAAATAAGGTTTATATGGGAAGGGATTGAAAGGAGAAACTAAGATTTCCTTGGGTATGTTGGTCCAATGTTTGTAAGTGTAAGATTTTTTTGGTGGGTTGGGGGTTAGATACATTCGCCTGGTTAATTTAGCTTTGCTTGTTAAATGGCATTGGAGATTCTCATCTCACTCCACTGGTCTGTGAAGGGATATCATATATGCTAGATATAGTTCCCTGTGATTTCTTCCCTTATAGGTGGTAGGTCTTCCAATCTCTACTCAGCCTCTTTCTTGTGGAAATGGGTATCTTTATTAGGTTCTAAATAAGGTTTTGAGTCTAACTGGTTTGTATACATTATTATTAGGAAAATAGAGGATGGTTTTACCACCTCATTTTAGAATGATCCTTGGCTGAGATCTACCTTCCTAAAGAGAGGTTTCATGTGTTGTGTCTGATTGTCTACAATCCTGGTAGATTAGTGGGTGAGGTAGTGGTACTTGAGGTGGATTTTTTAATGGAGGAAACCTTTCTTTATTCGGGAGCAAGTACTAGTGAATAAATCTTTCCACTTTATGCTAGGggtctctctctctatatatatatatcatagtaGTGATTATTGGTGGTGAAAGGTGGGTAAGAAGGAGGTTTACATGATTTCTTCTGCTTATAGCTCTCTCATTAAGGAAAAGTTCAACCCATCTTTTTCCTTTATTCGAAGGGATTTTGTGTTCTCTTAGACGATGTAGGGGTATCTTGTAATCTATGTAGGAATATAATAGAGTctacttttaatttatttgtcACTTGTGATGTTGTCTTGACTATGTGGTATATGATATTTGGGTGTCTGGTTGGTTTTTTGTTGTTAATGGGAATATCCTGTCGCTTTTTTAGTCTTTTAGTACTTTAGGGGTTTCAGCTAAAAAGAGAGAGGGTCATCTGATGGTATGGATTGTTGTGATTTGAGTTATCTAGAAGTCTTGAATTGATTTAGTTTTTTAGGTAAAGTTGTGAAAGTGGAGGACCTGGAAGCCATGAGCATCACTTTGGAATGAAAATGGTATCTTAGAAAGTCTTCACATTATATTTGTCATTTATCTACTTGGTTGGAAAACCTTACCCTCATTATGGGTCTATAGCGGCTTCGAGTGTCTTTGATTATCTTGGGGTGGAGTGTTTTATGGGTCACGAGGAGGGGAAACATCTTGGgtcaaaaaataccaaaaaaaatgagagagatgccacatattcacccaaaatctTAAGGCAATGGATATAtggattctctcacttataaagtgctcaaTCGTCACTTTTCaaagtaataaaaatattgaTCGTGAGAATTGAAGGGTTTAGAGAAGAGAGAGATTCTTAAGTTTATGAAAGTCTTATAATTTGAGAAATTGAAGGGTTTAGATATGAGAGAGATTCTTAAGTTTATGAAAGTTTTATAATTCGAgtttaagagagagagagagagagagagagagagagagagagagaagtatTGTTTCAATTTTAGATATTTTTTACTTCCCCAAAATGTGTTATTAAAAAAACTGCAATGTGTCAGTTCAAGCAAACTAACTGGTTTGCTAGTTTGACTTGGGAATTAACGAGATTATTTCGATTTTATCGAGTCAATTATATTTTCAATCATTTAATCTTTTTCAGTATGCTCTACCCTTCGTTATATGATCTAACCAATCTAATCATGAAGTCAGGTCGATTGTTAATATACTGCTTCTAATGAATAGTTTGTTAAAAATATAGAGCTGAATATAGACTAGTAATTTTGACcgtattttaaaacaatttttttaatatcagGTAGTATagacatatttaaaaaaattagttgATGGGTGTGCATCAATATATCCATAATGATCCAAGTTTATTTGGCATCAATGAACTTCAGACTTTTAGGTCTAGAGCACGCTAAGTTTGTGGAGATGACTCATAATGACATACACGAGCCGAGGTAGATCTCAAGTCATATTGATTGGACTTACCATTTACATACAAGAATATGGAGTAATTAATAGCTATAAGGTCACGCTCAGCTGAGAAGACATGACTGTTAATTGTATAATGACATGTTGGTCATACTCAGACAAAAAAGGCAAAGTGGTtaaatctactatctactatctatctattaaaaatcaattgcatcaacttccAAAATTGTTCTTTCACTACAAATTATTTACACTAAGAAAAGAGCATTTAAGTAATcaagtactccctccgtctcacgaTGAGTGACTCATTTGGAATAAAATaatgtcccaaaatgaatgacctatttcaattttcaatatatttttttccaattctaccctctaattattaaaaatttcacCATTACCTATACATGATAAAGGTAGTATAGTAAAAATAACATTATCTTTCTTACTTTTAtacatttttcttaatctgtgtgaaattatgtgttgggtcactcattgtgggacagagggagtaatgTTTATCTTTTCTATTTCATCTCTTATTATAACATGACATGTGTTCAATTTCAACAATCTACTATATATCTAACTCTTTGTAAGATTGACATGTGACATTCATTTTTCCAACTTTCACCCATTaaatcacaattaaatattacacacacattttttctcttgattaaaatttcaaatctctCTGACATTTATTTTTCCCACattttttcactttcattttaattttttctctccatttatttaatatcattaaaaatactaataatctattttttaactttaataaaattaataatttatttaaacaatatactatatatatatatatatatatatatatatatatatatatatatatatatatatatatatatatatatatatataactcttTCCAAGATTGATATTTGACATTTATTTTCCAATATTACATCCACACATTTTCTCTCTtgattaaaatttcaaatatctCTCACATTTCTTTTTCCTACACTTtctcactttcattttaatttttttcctatctatttattcataataaaaataataatttattttatttcacggctcactatcaatacaatatttattttattttaatcaatcattgtcttaatttgagagacaaaatccttatttttaaatgttaatttttttccATCTCACAAttcctttttttcattttgaatgattatttaatacaattaaatttatatgattattgttcattttacaattaagtaaatcatttcaaattttgcatgtgtatctaaatacattttatatcatatcaaataatttttttatctcatagatcattatcaatacaatgtctattttattttaatctatcgCTTGTCTTGATTTGTAAGACAAAATCCTTATTTCAAAATatcctctcttttttttcttttttcttctcatgagcctttttttctttttgcatgattatttaatattattgagtttatataattatttttcatcTTACAATTAAGTAATTCGTTTTAAATTTACATctgtatataatatattttatattgtattaaataaactttttattttacggatcactatcaacacaattcatattttattttaatcaacaattaatttaatttaaaagataaaattcttactttcaaatattaaatattcatttttctttcatctcacagattttttttctctttatattttaatataattaaatttatataattattgtttattttaaaattaataattaattttaaatttaaatacgtATCTAAATACAATTTATTTCGTATAAGGGTGTTTGTATAAGGATATTTGACTAGTGTAATTAATGGCAAATCATTAAGGCAGGATTGAGGGGAGTCAAATATAAGTAAACTAACCAATCGTTAGTCGATTTAATGGTGATTGACCCTAGATTAGGTAGGGAGAACTACGGTTCGATCCTCCGCAACTGCGATTGGGagggggctggaaccacttgatgctatAACTGGCCTCCGAACCAGACTAAAtcggtggtgataaaccaaaaacATAAGTAAACCAATGAAGATTCACATATAATGAGACTTAACTGATTCCATTAAAATGTATTTTTCACAATCGCAAGTACAATGTGCAAGGTTATATAATTAGTATtcttatttcaaataaaataattttaaaaaataatttaaattagtattgttatttcaaacaaaataattattaaaaaaacatgtaCTCCTACTTGTTTTTATCTCCTATTGAATCCTTTTATGTAATTAGTCtgattaatttatttgtttattttttttaaatagatgtGAGAATTCTTGGAGATCCTGTAGGTTCAAGATTAATAGAAGGATTAAGCCTTGATGGAGAATTTGAAAGCGACAGCGATGGTACACAGGCAGGTCTCTTACCTATTATAAGCTCAGAAGAAGAAATATCCACACAAGAAGTTGGAGCTGAAAAAGATTTTATGAATCTAAAGAACTTTTAGTGAATATCAGGTTTAAATTTTAAGgtttaatacaaaaaaaaaaaaaaaacctttaatcTGTTATGAGATACTAAAGATAAAAATGATATACTCTTAAATGCTTTTCTAAGTTATATCCACACTTGATTTTTTATAACTGTATACTCATATCCTATTAAAAAGGAATGTTTATTTTCTTACATTGTTTTGGTAAATTAAATTGATATGAGAAAAAAAGTTATGTACcaagtaaaattattttacactattAATCAATCACCACTATGTATCCcgttatattatattataaattttaagttACAGATATGACATGGCATAACTGTTAAACTGAATTGATATTTAATATTGCTTTTTTAAGGGGAAAATGTAGTAAATAGATATGGTCGCTTTGTCAAATTATTTACTATTTGTTAGTGCATATTATGATATCAtttctaaaatttataaattttttgaattgaAATATGTCATTTACATAAGAGATAAATGGATtatgttaaattatttatatagaatGCATtgaattggaaaatattttgtgaaTGTGTATAATTGTATAAAGTCTTGCTCTAAGTTCTTTTTACAATAAACTGACTAAGATTAGGAATATGACTAGACGGATTTTTCCACTTTCAAACATTAAAACTTTAAGATCATAATTTCAAATCCAATTAGTATCCTTTCTAATACTTATAGAGTGAACAAAGTTAGGAGTATCAATGTGAAGGAGGTATTAAGGTGATGAAACAACAATTTTCAATAGAGGAAGTTTGTACTTGTTAGTCTTATATGTTGAATCAATAATGAGTATaatgagaaatatgttgaacaatTTTATGGAATTTGGATGTCTATAAAATATATCTCGAACAATTTATCCATCTTCGCATACTTTGTACCTAGATACATTATAGTTATTATCCAAAAGCTTCAACAATTGTTGCTATTTCAATTTTATCCCTTTGAATTATCTTGTTGGGCATATACATTGTATACTTGTTTGACATTTGAGATATTTTGAGGTCATTTCTGTTTCACCATCAATATCTGATTTATTAGACAGTCTAATCTAGTTCGAAAGTCTATTATGACATCAAATAATTttaactctctcaattttaattGTGGAAAATCAAACTGTAATTTTCCCTACCAAATCTAATGTCCAATTGAATCTTTTTAAAAATGAACAAACTCTAATTAACAAGTGAGTCAACTTTAGGGGGGGTTTGCGGTGCGGTTTGGACgattttaatactaaaaatcaTCCGAGCCGTAAGAGAAAAAACGTGCGGTTCGATTTGGTTCGGTggactttcaaaaataaaattgaaccaaaccaaaccaaactaatgcagtttcgattgatttagttggTTTTGCAAAAaaatattgagtcatacatacacatatagaggaaaatataattttggatatagtCGTTCATACattactataaaaaaaattataattgtcaaaataagATTAAATACTTTTATAATTTTATCTTAAGTCTAAAGAATGACATACATGAAAT encodes:
- the LOC131651769 gene encoding uncharacterized protein LOC131651769, whose product is MHRSTSWNRFSDDYFKHATSSSSSSLSQAHRSSSNNLPTLDPIVELAKREKARVKFSENAVHAIPFVLLVCAVILWICSSPDVRILGDPVGSRLIEGLSLDGEFESDSDGTQAGLLPIISSEEEISTQEVGAEKDFMNLKNF